TCCGTTCTCCATGAAATGGGGGCATCAGTAGCTGGCGCTGACGCCGATGGCGATCGCCGCTCAGCGTGATCACAGAATGCTCTCCCAGAAAAGGCTGAAATAGTTGGTTTAAGCTTGTATCACCGGGAGCGTCAAATTCTTTTGAATCTGAACTTAAAATCTGCTGAAGCGCTTGAGGATTGCTAACGAAAACAACAGGGGCAAAATTCTTACTCAGTGGCACTGTGAATATGTCGCCATATTTACGGGCGCAGGCATCCATAAATGAAAATGGACGAGCAATCCAGTGGAGCATTTGCAGCAGTGGTAGCGTCTGCGGACCATTAGGTAGTGTCATAAAGCCTTTATACAGAAAGTTTTTTATTATTTATCACGAACCTAAGCTAGCAAAGGTACAAGCGGAAGGTGTAGCGCCTTTAACAAATCTACCCAAAGGGGATTTAGAGCCAGCAGCAATCTCAGTAAACTCTCGAAACAGCCCCTTACTAAACTTCTTAAAAATGCGATCGCTATGCATGTAGATATTTATATTCTTGACCTGCTGGTTATTGGTCTCCTCTTGCTCCTGGTCACTTTAGGGTCAGGCTGGATTGCGCGATGGCCGCTTTCCTATGCCCAAATTTACTTACTTGTTGGGATCATTCTGGGTCCTTATGGTTTCCATCTGATTCAATTGCGACCTAACGCAGAGTTTCTGGAGCGGCTAACGGAATTTGTTGTGATTGTCTCTGTGTTTAGCTGCGGGCTCAAAATGAATCGCCCCCTAACTTTGCGTGCTTGGAATTCAACGGCACGGCTGATTGGTTTCCTGATGCCGATCTCCATCTTTGCGATTGCGGCAGTAGGTCATTGGCTGTTAGGGCTAGGTTGGGGAGCCGCCATTTTGCTGGGAGCAATTTTAGCACCAACCGATCCAGTATTAGCCTCAGATGTCCAGCTGACTAATATCAAAGATAGGGATGAGTTGCGATTTGCCTTAACCTCTGAAGGCGGGTTGAACGATGCGCTGGCCTTTCCGTTTGTCTATTTTGGGCTCCACTTGCTAGAGGATAGCAACTGGCAAAACTGGTTTAAACAATGGGTTGCTGTTGACTTAATCTGGGCGATCGCTGCTGGAATCGTCATGGGAATTCTAGTACCTAAGGCAATTGTTTGGATTGACCAGTACCTTCAGAAATTCCGTGCTATGGATGAGCTTTTGGAGGATTTCGTTGCCCTCAGTACTATTTTGCTGACCTATTCTTTAACAGAAGTTGTGAACGGTTATGGATTTATCGCCGTTTTTGTCGCCGGGATTGTGGTACAGCGTAGTTACCACGACCCAGAGAAGCAACATTCTCAGTTTGAATTCACGGAGCAAGTTGAAAAACTACTGGAGGTAGGAACCATTTTGCTACTAGGGTCTCTACTGCTAATTGAGCCGATGGTGCGATTTGCTGGTGACGCGCTTCTGGTAGCAGGATTATTGCTCTTTGTGATCCGACCTGTAGGAGCTTGGATCAGTACGATTGGCAATGGCTTTCCTCTGGAAAAGCGTTGGCTAATTGGCTGGTTTGGGATTCGAGGCGTCGGCTCCCTCTATTACCTTTCCTATGCCCTTGGAGAGCGCTTACAAGGGGAACAAGGTGAGCGGTTAGCTTGGATTATTTACATCACAGTTGTCATTTCCGTGATTCTGCATGGAATCAGTTCTACACCCTTAATGAACTGGTATGAAAGCAAATTTAGGAAACGCCGCAAGGCTAATACTGTAACCATGCCTGAGGAATCTTAATTTTCCAGCGTACATGGCTTGTCGAACAAGTGCCATTGTTTTAATTTTGGGCTTAGCAACAGCCGTTGCCCTGCTTGAATCGTTGTATCTTTACACATTAATTCAATTGACACTCCCCACGCATAGAATGTGGGGGATTCTTGGTTCACTGAGCCACCTTGTCTAGACCTGTTGCCAAATCTAGATAGCGGGTGTTCTCTCCCCAAGCGTTTTCGTTCCCCAATGGCCTTGGGTACGTTCTCAATCCTTTAGCCAAAACGTTTAGTGCCGCGTTTTCGTCGCGACAAAGTTCAGCCCCACAGGAACATTTATGCGTTCTGGTGCTGAGAGTTTTGTTGACTTGATTACCGCAAGACGAACAATTGACGCTGGTGTATTGGGGAGGTACAGCAATAGTTATCGGTAATAATCAACTGGCTGAACATACTAATAGGAATACCTGCTGTAGCAAATTTATCATTCTTGGATCATTCCCGAGGTGGATGATTTTATACAAATGCTCTGAGAAAGTAACAAATAGTTTCTGATTCAGTGTCGGATTAGAGGGGCTGTAATGCTTGTTTATTTTTAGGCGATTTTACAGCTTAATTTCAGTTTGTCGCTGCTCACAGGATTACATAATTGGTAATTCTTAGCTTTTTAATCATCTTTCCCGTACTCGTTCGGTTTGTAAAGTGAAAAAATACCTTGGTTTGGGACGGAAAGTGAGCTTCAATACGTCTATCATCTGCCCTGGTAGACATTAGCTGGCGGCAATTTGTTTAGTATTTAATCATCAGGAAGAGCAACTACTAGATACATCCACCTCTAAGCAGAGTGAAGCCGCCCTTAAGGGTTGGAGCGCGGCTGTGCTGTCAATAACTTTAACTAGTCAGCAGGGTGGCAATCATCAGTGAGGAACTAATGAGAGCTAATGGGCGCTACCAAGAGGGATTCGCTGCACGAAGAAACATGCAAAGTAAAATCAAATATGAGCTTGAACAATGAATAACAATAAAAAGAACTACCGCAAACTAGAACACAGCACGGAGGAAAAGGCTTGTATTAATAGTGGATATATTAGTAATCACGTTTCATCACCAAGCTTGCACTCTTCTAACACCCGCTTCAAATTTCTTGCAGCCTCTTCAAATCCACCAGCTCTAGTCTGCCTGTCTCATTTGCGTTGGGACTTTGTGTACCAAAGACCTCAACATCTTCTCACCCGCTGTGCCAAAGAGCGACCTGTGTTCTTTATCGAAGAGCCAATTTTTGGGTCTTATCCAGCTAGCCGAATGGAGATCAGCAGGCGGGAAAGTGGGGTCTGGGTTGTAGTGCCGCACTTACCAGAGGGCTTGAGTGCAGAGGCTGTTGCAGCCGCTCAACAACTGCTAATAGATGAACTATTTGCAGAGCAAGAGATTTACCAGTACATCCTGTGGTACTACACGCCGATGGCAATGTCTTTCACCCGCCATCTAAAGCCGATCGCAGTTGTCTACGACTGTATGGATGAGCTGTCGCTGTTCGCCGGAGCACCGCCAGCTTTGAAGAAGTGTGAAGCTGAACTGTTCAAGTGTGCAGACTTAGTATTTACGGGTGGACAGAGCCTTTACGAGAGCAAGGTAAACCAGCACCCAAACGTCTACGCCTTTCCCAGTAGCATTGACAGGGCGCACTTCGCACAGGCAAGAAACTTCACAGGAGAGCCAGCGGATCAAGCAGATATTCTCCATCCCCGTCTTGGGTTTTTTGGAGTGATAGATGAACGGATGGATCTTGACTTGCTCAGTGGCATCGCTCAAGCACGACCCGACTGGCATCTAGTTATTATTGGTCCAGTTGTCAAAATAGATCCAGCTATCCTGCCACGCCAAGAAAACATTCATTATCTAGGGGGCAAATCCTATCAAGAGCTGCCTACCTATGTTGCAGGCTGGAATGTGGCGTTGTTGCCGTTCGCGCATAACGAGTCAACGCGCTTCATTAGCCCCACCAAAACCCCAGAGTACCTCGCGGCTGGTAAGCCTGTCGTGTCTACCTCAATCCGTGACGTTGTTCGTCCCTACGGGCAGTTGGGTTTAGTACGGATTGCAGATACCGTTACCGAGTTTGTAGCAGCAACTGAGGAAGCGATGAATCAAAATCATGCGTCGAATTGGCTTGCTCAGGTGGATGCGTTCCTGGCACAGACTTCTTGGGACTCCACTTGGGGGCGGATGATCCAACTGGTGGAATCTGCAATGAGCGATCGCGTTGGCTTAGCATCTGGGCAGGAGAATGGAATAATTGCCCCAGTTCAAGCTGCCAAACGTTCAGCCGTTAAGCGGTCAACCTCTATAGTTGCCAGCGACTTCGTTTCTAAAGATTAAAAGGCGGAATCATCAAATGTTCGATTACCTAATAGTGGGAGCAGGGTTTGCTGGAAGTGTCTTAGCAGAGCGACTAGCAACACAAGCTGGCAAGAAGATCCTGATAGTTGACACGCGATCGCACATCGGCGGCAACGCCTACGATCACTACAACGAGGAAGGCATCCTTGTCCACAGATACGGTCCACATATCTTTCACACCAACTCCCGCGAAGTCTTCGAGTACCTATCACAATTCACTCAGTGGCGCTCCTACGAACACCGGGTACTTGCCAGTGTAGACGGACAACTGGTGCCGATCCCGATTAACCTCGACACCGTTAATCGACTGTACGGATTGAAGCTCACCTCATTTGAGCTAGAAGAATTTTTTGCCTCAGTAGCGGAGCCCAAAGACTACATCCGCACCTCAGAGGATGTAGTAGTCAGCAAAGTCGGCAGAGAACTGTACGAAAAGTTCTTCCGTGGGTACACCCGCAAGCAATGGGACATCGATCCATCAGAATTAGACAAGTCAGTCACAGCTCGGGTGCCAACGCGAACCAACCGGGATGACCGTTATTTCACCGATACCTATCAGGCAATGCCACTGTACGGCTATACTCGCATGTTCGAGAAGATGCTGTCGCAGCCGAACATCAAGATCATGCTCAACACCGATTATCGGGAAATCATCGAGGTGATTCCCTACCGGGAGATGATTTACACCGGTCCAGTCGATCAGTTCTTCGACTACCGCTACGGCAAGCTACCTTACCGTTCGCTGGAGTTTAAGCACGAGACGATTAACACACCGGTGCATCAACCAGTGGCAGTAGTCAACTATCCTAACCAGCATCTATACACCCGGGTGACGGAGTTCAAATACCTGACTGGGCAGGAGCATCCAAAAACGAGCATTGTCTACGAGTACCCACGGGAGTCAGGAGATCCTTACTACCCGGTACCGCGTCCAGAAAATGCGGAACTCTACAAGAAATATAAGGAGCTAGCTAATGCAACGACTGGGGTGCATTTTGTCGGGCGGCTGGCAACTTACAAGTATTACAACATGGATCAGGTTGTGGCTCAGGCATTGACGCTATACACTAATCTCGCAGCCCGTAGTAGTTGGAACATAGAGGAGAATGAACATGCTCTCGCAGCCACCGCATCTTGAGCTATGGGCGGGAGTGGAATGCACGGTTAACCGCGTTGGGGATCAGTATTTTGACCAACTAGAGCGAAATGGTCATGCAACACGCCTGGATGACCTCGATCTATTTGCTCAGTTGGGAGTACGTACCATGCGCTACCCTGTGCTGTGGGAACGTACCGCACCGGATGGACTAGAATCGGCTAACTGGTCCTGGACAGATGAGCGACTTGGAAGGATGCGCGAACTTGGCATCCGCCCAATTATCGGCTTAGTACACCACGGCAGCGGTCCTCGCCATACCAGCCTCATCGATCCGGCTTTCGCTGAAGGACTAGCTAGCTTCGCTCAGGCGGTTGCCGAGCGCTATCCGTGGGTGGAGAATTATACGCCTGTCAATGAACCATTGACTACCGCACGCTTTAGCGGACTGTATGGTCATTGGTATCCTCATGGTCGTGACGATTTGACCTTTATGCGGGCGTTGCTAACACAATGCCGTGCTACCGTCCTCTCGATGCAGGCAATCCGTAAAGTAAACCCCACGGCGCAACTGGTGCAGACTGAGGATTTGGGTAAGACTTTCAGCACGCCGTTACTAGCCTACCAAGCAGAACTTGAGAACCAGCGCCGTTGGCTGAGCTTCGATCTACTATGCGGTCACGTTAATCGTGACCACCCGCTGTGGGGCTACCTGCTCGCTTCGGGAATCAGTGAGACCGAATTTGAGGTGTTCCTCGATCATCCCTGCCCACCAGACGTGATGGGGATTAACCACTACGTGACGAGCGATCGCTTCCTGGACGAGCGGCTCGAATACTACCCATCCTGGGCACATGGGGGCAATGGGAGGCACAAGTATGCAGACGTAGAGGCAGTACGTGCCCGTGCTGAAGGTCTAGCTGAACCACAACTGCTGCTGAAAGAGGCATGGGAACGTTACGGGATACCGATAGCTATCACCGAGGCACACCTCGGCTCCACCCGCGAGGAGCAACTGCGCTGGTTAAAGGAGAAGTGGGATGCGGCACAGAATCTGCAACACGAGGGCGTGGACCTACGTGCCGTCACAGTCTGGTCTCTGCTTGGTGCCTACGACTGGAATACCCTGGTAACTGCACTCCGAGGTCACTACGAGCCGGGTGTGTTCGACCTGCGATCGCCGCGTCCGCGTCCTACAGCGCTTGCCGGAATGGTACGCGATTTAGCACATGGGAAGATACCCGCTCACCCTGTTCTCGATAGCCCAGGGTGGTGGCGTCGGCCCGAGCGGCTGACGTATGGACCAGTACCTTGGGCAGGGCAAGCAGGGGGAGCAGGGGAAGAACTTACCCCTCGCCCCTCATTGGTGCGCCCAATTTTAATTGCGGGAGCGACAGGGACGCTCGGGAGCGCTTTTGCCCGACTGTGCGAATTTCGGGGTATTTCCTATCAGCTTTTGACACGTAAAGAAATGGACATTGCTAACCCGGCGTCAGTGGATACAGCATTAACCGAGTTACAGCCGTGGGCAGTTATCAATGCCGCTGGGTATGTGCGTGTGGACGATGCTGAGCGCGAAGTGGATGCGTGCCTTCGTGTGAACGCGGATGGTCCGGCAATTCTAGCCGAGAGCTGTGCTCGGCAGGGAGTGGCGCTGCTCACTTTCTCATCGGATCTCGTCTTCGATGGAACTTCACTTTCACCCTATGTAGAGAGCGATACTGTTGCGCCCCTGAATGTGTATGGACGCAGCAAGGCCGAGGCGGAGGAAAGGGTCTTAAAAGCCTGTCCATCGGCGCTTGTGATCCGCACCAGCGCCTTTTTTGGACCATGGGACAACTACAACTTCCTCACAATTGCATTACGCACGCTGGCTGCGGGGCATCCATTCCTTGCTGCTGAAGATGCGACTGTTTCGCCCACCTATGTTCCCGATCTTGTGCATACCAGCCTTGATTTATTAATTGACGGGGAATGCGGTGTGTGGCACCTCGCCAATCCTGGTGCGATCGCTTGGGCTGACCTAGCGTGTTTGGTCGCACAGCAAGCTGGTTTGGACGCGACGCGCGTTTGCCCAGTCCCCACCCATACCCTTGGGCTGGCTGCCCCTCGCCCCTCTTACAGCGTTCTCGGTAGCGAGCGTGGTGTGCTCCTCCCATCCCTGGAAAATGCGATCGCCCGCTACTTCCATGAGTGCGAGTTCGTCGACCAGTAACAGCAATTCTATGGGTGCTTGCACAGAATTTTGGGCGCCGTTGAACCACAGGCAGATCCGGCTAAACTTAGTCCATGATGATGTCGAAACGATTATAAATTGAAGCGGAGTTTCCGTCAGGTTTTATTCATTCATGAGTTAGTTGATTCGGTAAAGACTACCTCATGAAGCGACATTTGAAATTCATTATTAGCAAGCGATCGCATCTCCCTAAGAGGTTCAGCCATTGGCGGATTTGCATTCATCTTGGCATATAGCTCTTGAGAGCTCCACAGCCCATAATTAATGGCACGAGCACCATCTAGCGAGCGATGAAAGTGAGTAGTGATTAATCCAGCTTGTCCTGAGATTTGCCGGATCGCTTCTGCGGTAGCTTCCAAAAAGCGAGATTGATTGGCAGGATTTTTTAGTTTGAAAATACCGAAGTTGATCAGTTCACGCATATTTGCTGCAATCTGCATTTCACTATCAGCTGGTTCGCTGATAAAAATCTCGTAGAGATGAGAATCTGGAGTAAAAAAGCCCGTGATTTGAGTGGCTAGGGCAATGTCTCGATTGCTGATGTATGCTTCGTAATTGGCTTGGCTTTGCCACTGCACATAATTGACAACACGTAACCCATCTAAGCTGCGATGAATTGCGTTAGCAACATATCCGGGCTGTTGTTTAAGAATGTTTTGAGTGTACGCTATCAAACTATCTACTAATAACCACTGCTGAGCTGCCTGCGTGACAAAAATATCCAACTCTGCCAAAACTGGATTGTCCTTAAAAACGTTGAGCATTAGAGAATTCCCTGCCGTTAACTCTGCGTTGGTTAGTTCAGAATCAAAGTAAACTATTCAACTAACGATATAAAGTCCTTCTGCTAGGGTATATCCGGTTTTTGCAGATTTTAGTAGATTCTTGCTACTGATTGCAGAATTGCTTTGGCGTGACTCCTGTGAGGCGCTTGAAGTGTCTGCCAAATTGACTTTGGCTAGCAAACCCAACTTGCAGGGCAATATTCGCAATACTCAGCTGACCCTGTAATAGTAATTCCTGAGCACGTTCAATCCGGCATTTAATCAGGTACTGATAGGGAGAATAGCCTGTAGACTGTTTGAACAGTCGAGCAAAGTAATATTGACTCATACCGAGTTCTGCGGCGATCGCTGCCAATGACAC
This window of the Chroococcidiopsis sp. CCMEE 29 genome carries:
- a CDS encoding sodium:proton antiporter; translation: MHVDIYILDLLVIGLLLLLVTLGSGWIARWPLSYAQIYLLVGIILGPYGFHLIQLRPNAEFLERLTEFVVIVSVFSCGLKMNRPLTLRAWNSTARLIGFLMPISIFAIAAVGHWLLGLGWGAAILLGAILAPTDPVLASDVQLTNIKDRDELRFALTSEGGLNDALAFPFVYFGLHLLEDSNWQNWFKQWVAVDLIWAIAAGIVMGILVPKAIVWIDQYLQKFRAMDELLEDFVALSTILLTYSLTEVVNGYGFIAVFVAGIVVQRSYHDPEKQHSQFEFTEQVEKLLEVGTILLLGSLLLIEPMVRFAGDALLVAGLLLFVIRPVGAWISTIGNGFPLEKRWLIGWFGIRGVGSLYYLSYALGERLQGEQGERLAWIIYITVVISVILHGISSTPLMNWYESKFRKRRKANTVTMPEES
- a CDS encoding glycosyltransferase family 1 protein, which gives rise to MNNNKKNYRKLEHSTEEKACINSGYISNHVSSPSLHSSNTRFKFLAASSNPPALVCLSHLRWDFVYQRPQHLLTRCAKERPVFFIEEPIFGSYPASRMEISRRESGVWVVVPHLPEGLSAEAVAAAQQLLIDELFAEQEIYQYILWYYTPMAMSFTRHLKPIAVVYDCMDELSLFAGAPPALKKCEAELFKCADLVFTGGQSLYESKVNQHPNVYAFPSSIDRAHFAQARNFTGEPADQADILHPRLGFFGVIDERMDLDLLSGIAQARPDWHLVIIGPVVKIDPAILPRQENIHYLGGKSYQELPTYVAGWNVALLPFAHNESTRFISPTKTPEYLAAGKPVVSTSIRDVVRPYGQLGLVRIADTVTEFVAATEEAMNQNHASNWLAQVDAFLAQTSWDSTWGRMIQLVESAMSDRVGLASGQENGIIAPVQAAKRSAVKRSTSIVASDFVSKD
- the glf gene encoding UDP-galactopyranose mutase, translated to MFDYLIVGAGFAGSVLAERLATQAGKKILIVDTRSHIGGNAYDHYNEEGILVHRYGPHIFHTNSREVFEYLSQFTQWRSYEHRVLASVDGQLVPIPINLDTVNRLYGLKLTSFELEEFFASVAEPKDYIRTSEDVVVSKVGRELYEKFFRGYTRKQWDIDPSELDKSVTARVPTRTNRDDRYFTDTYQAMPLYGYTRMFEKMLSQPNIKIMLNTDYREIIEVIPYREMIYTGPVDQFFDYRYGKLPYRSLEFKHETINTPVHQPVAVVNYPNQHLYTRVTEFKYLTGQEHPKTSIVYEYPRESGDPYYPVPRPENAELYKKYKELANATTGVHFVGRLATYKYYNMDQVVAQALTLYTNLAARSSWNIEENEHALAATAS
- a CDS encoding family 1 glycosylhydrolase, giving the protein MLSQPPHLELWAGVECTVNRVGDQYFDQLERNGHATRLDDLDLFAQLGVRTMRYPVLWERTAPDGLESANWSWTDERLGRMRELGIRPIIGLVHHGSGPRHTSLIDPAFAEGLASFAQAVAERYPWVENYTPVNEPLTTARFSGLYGHWYPHGRDDLTFMRALLTQCRATVLSMQAIRKVNPTAQLVQTEDLGKTFSTPLLAYQAELENQRRWLSFDLLCGHVNRDHPLWGYLLASGISETEFEVFLDHPCPPDVMGINHYVTSDRFLDERLEYYPSWAHGGNGRHKYADVEAVRARAEGLAEPQLLLKEAWERYGIPIAITEAHLGSTREEQLRWLKEKWDAAQNLQHEGVDLRAVTVWSLLGAYDWNTLVTALRGHYEPGVFDLRSPRPRPTALAGMVRDLAHGKIPAHPVLDSPGWWRRPERLTYGPVPWAGQAGGAGEELTPRPSLVRPILIAGATGTLGSAFARLCEFRGISYQLLTRKEMDIANPASVDTALTELQPWAVINAAGYVRVDDAEREVDACLRVNADGPAILAESCARQGVALLTFSSDLVFDGTSLSPYVESDTVAPLNVYGRSKAEAEERVLKACPSALVIRTSAFFGPWDNYNFLTIALRTLAAGHPFLAAEDATVSPTYVPDLVHTSLDLLIDGECGVWHLANPGAIAWADLACLVAQQAGLDATRVCPVPTHTLGLAAPRPSYSVLGSERGVLLPSLENAIARYFHECEFVDQ